The sequence below is a genomic window from Ovis canadensis isolate MfBH-ARS-UI-01 breed Bighorn chromosome 1, ARS-UI_OviCan_v2, whole genome shotgun sequence.
ACATTAATGCATTAGTTTTTAGGTACATTCAGACCCTAGGATCAGATTGTTAAGCTCTAAGAATCAGGGGCTATAAGTCTAGGCAACAAAAAAAGAATTGACTCCCAGGCAAGGAGACAGCAGAGTTAAGAGAATGAacaatggaaaggaagaaggacCAGGGAGACTGAGCTCTCATGGAGAAGGAGAGCCCAGAAAATGACTAAATCCAGAAGGTCTGAAATCTGTTAAGTGTGACCTCTGCATAAATATTAATGCTACAAAGAGCTACTACAGTTAGTGTCTCTACGTTCATTGAGAGAATGGATAATGCCCATTCTTGTCTCCCTAACAATTAGCTCAGCACCTGACAAAAAGTTTTCAGGAAAGGTTGAATGGCTATATATCTGTATGGTTGGAATGACTCCAGTTTACAAAATGTGAATACCTGTCTCCTGCCAAAAGCAGTGCTGTTCTGTCCTAAATCCTTATCTTTTCAGCAGGATGACTCCGAATTGCAAATATTGCCCAATAGGATTAGTTTCTAGAAGTTGAGAAACTTCCATATTTTAAGAGTAGTCAAGTGGCAACTTGTAGTCCGCGGGTAACAGATACTCCAGGCTTCAACTTACACACAAATCTATTTAATGGAGGTGGTCGGCGGGATGTTCCAGGGGCCTGTCAACACTTAGGTGGAGAAGAAGCCACCATCAGTCTTTCGGGAGTACCCTCCATTGGTGGCTGCAGTGTGAGGGGACACTGTGGAGAAAAGAAGGAGGAATGGGCTGTGAATTTAAGATCTGTTGCCTCTTCTGGGAATTTGTCACCCATACTTTCATGAGGACCGTGGAGAAGGTTCTAACAGCTGGGGAAGCACAGAAGACTGATGGGAGGTAGCTATAGGTCTTTTCCCAGGTTTCTGTCCTTTGCTGAAAATTCTTGTCCATTATAGACCTAAGGCTAAGGCAGAGGCTCTGAAACTGAATTCATTTCCTGGCCCTATAGTCAGTATGTCCCCTGGATTAGTCTGATATGTGCCAGATTCAGTTATCCCTCATGTTCCCTAATAGCCAGCCACCTCAACTCCCTGATTCCTGTGTCCATTGAGAAAAACTTGCACCACCCATCTGCCTCCCATGCCTCAGTCTTCTAACCCTTACCTATGGATCCCTGTATGCTGTGAATAGACTCCTTCTTAGGGTTGATCCAGTGTCTGATGTTAGCTCTGGAAGTGATGGGGGATGGTTGGGGAGGGGGCAAAAATTCTCCAGGGAATTGGGTCTTGATTCTGGAAGATGATGTGGGAAGAATAGGGGAGAATGAAATCAATcaagagaagaagggaaggagggaaggagttgcatgcaacctcaaaaatataGCAACCAAAGGCCCTTTCTAGCCTCTCGAATTAACCAAATGTTTTATTATACAGATGAGCATAATTTTGGAAGatcttcattttagaaaaaaatccacAGAAATTGTATTACagaagtaaaaaaatgaaaaaatctatACAAATAGGAACCTATCGATTATTTCCCAGGTGACAGTTTACCTTACTTAATTGGATGGCATTGTTCTTAGGGAGAGGCTCTGCCTCCACCACTTACCCGTGGGTATCCTGGATGGTCTCCTGGTGTGTGAGTATCTCACTCTTGTTCTTGAATGTCCCTGTGTGGTGGTTGTACAAGGCCGCTAAGCGGAAATCCAGGTCATCCTTCGGCATCTACAGAGGAAGCCAACCCCCTCAGGGTTAACTTGCCACTGTGCACCCATTCTAGTTGGGTTCTATTGGGTTCTGCTCTTCTCCCAAAGCACAGTGAACCCTTTTGGGGCCTGAGACCCACCGGCTCTTTACACACCAAAGTACTGTACAGGCTGACTTCTTAAATCTTGTCCATACAGAATTGTCTCGTGCTTAAGTCTAAGGAGTGGGAAGCTCTCCCGGAGACATGGGAACCTCTTGAGCTTAATGGGCCTTACCTC
It includes:
- the CFAP276 gene encoding cilia- and flagella-associated protein 276 isoform X2; its protein translation is MPLTRDPFQNPALDKDDSYLGKSRASKKLPYKNPTHLAQQQEPWCRLSSTPTITSMKRDVCFFYSEMPKDDLDFRLAALYNHHTGTFKNKSEILTHQETIQDTHGANIRHWINPKKESIHSIQGSIVSPHTAATNGGYSRKTDGGFFST
- the CFAP276 gene encoding cilia- and flagella-associated protein 276 isoform X1 encodes the protein MPLTRDPFQNPALDKDDSYLGKSRASKKLPYKNPTHLAQQQEPWCRLSSTPTITSMKRDVCFFYSEMPKDDLDFRLAALYNHHTGTFKNKSEILTHQETIQDTHGIKTQFPGEFLPPPQPSPITSRANIRHWINPKKESIHSIQGSIVSPHTAATNGGYSRKTDGGFFST